TCTCATGTTGGTTATTCAACTGTTCATACACCAATTTCTTCACTCAAATTGAACTCTGTGCTCCATGTTCCTCAATTAACTCAGAACCTTCTATCATTACATCGAATTTGTCTTGACAACAATTGCTAGCTGATTTTTTATGCTTATtgtttttggattcaggacaaagcCACATGAAGGATCCTTTACAAAGACTTGTGTAGTAATGTCATGTACCATATCCATTCCTTGACAAATTCAACCTTGCAGAAGATCCATTCAGCTAAGGCACTTCTTGGACACCTTGTGCAGTCTAATCTCTGGCACCATAGGTTAGGTCATCCCTCAAATAATATTGTATCTCTAATGTTGGCCAAAGCTAATGTACCATTTACAAAAACCTCTTTACCTGTAATGTGTCATAAATGTCTAGAAGGGAAATTTAGTAAACTACCTTTTCCAAAGCATGTCAATAAGTCTGTATTTCCATTTGAGACAATTCACACTGATATGTGGGGTCTTGCATCATGTGTATCAGTTAATAGTTATAGATATTACACCATCTTTGTGGATGAATGTACCCCACATTAATGGATTTTCCCATTAATAAACAAGTCAGATTTGTTTCCTACATTTGTTGCTTTTCATTCCTTTGTTGTTACTAAATTTCTACAACAATTAAGACTCTTCAATCTAATGGAGGGGGTGAGTATATCAGCaacaaaatgaaacagtttCTCATTGAAAAAAGTATTTCACATCATTTATCCTGTCCATACACCCCTGAAAAAAATGGATTAACGGAGAGAAAGCATAGACACATCATTGAAACCACAATCACCTTGTTACAAACAGCTCAATTGCCATCTCAGTTTTGGTCCTATGCTTGTCAAACAACTACCTATCTTATAAATCGAATGCCCACTACTGTTCTTAGTAATAGATCTCATTTTGAAATGCTATTTGGGACATATCCACTTCTTACTCATTTAAGAATATTTGGGTGTGCATGCTTTCATTTACTCAAGCCATATAATAGTACCAAGTTGCAGGCCAAATCTACAAAGTGTGTGTTATTGGGTATGCCACAAAATATAAAGGCTATATGTGTTATCATGTACCTACAAAGAGAGTGTTTGTATCTAGGCATGTCATCTTTGATGAACAACACTTCCCATATACAGACTTGTTGGCATCACATTCAACTTTACTTGCATCATTGTCCTACCTATATCACACTCATCTCATAGTAGTCCTAGTGTTTCTACACCTGACACAACAAATATACCAACCTCAGTCTCATTATCACCTTTAGCCTGTGTTTCAGCTGATATTTCTGCAAGTCCTCAGTCCATTATTGCTTCAAGACAAGCTTCTTCTCTGATCCCTGTGGCACCTGACATAAGTTCTACTTATGCAACAGAATCCAATGAGTTTAATCCTAATACTCTGCAAGTGGTATTGTTCATTCCACCACTCAATTTGCATTCCATGCAAACTAGAAGCAAGAGTGGTATTATTAAAAAGAAAGCTCTCTTAGCACATGTTCAGGATTTTGGAGGAACTGATATATCATTGGTTGAACCAACAAGTTATAAATCAACAATTAAAGTCCCTGTGTGGTTAGCAGCTTTGCAAGAAGAAGTCAATGCATTACATGCTCAAGGAACTTGGAGTTTAGTTCCATTACCTGCCAACAAAAACCTGGTTGGTTGAAAATGGATTTTCAAGATTAAGAAGCACTCTGAAGGGTCCATTGCTAGGCACAAAGCATGGTTAGTTGCTAAGGGTTTCAGTCAAGAACCAAGATTGGATTATAGGGAGACCTTTAGTCATGTGGTTAAGCCTACCACGGTAAGGTTAGTTCTTGCTCTTGCTGCACATTTTAATTGGCCTCTTAGACAATTAGATGTCAAAAATGCATTTCTACATGGAATTCTTCAAGAGAAGGTATATATGTCTCAACCTCCTGGTTTTGAAGATCCAACTCATCCTCATCTAGTGTGCAAGCTGCATAAGTCTTTGTATGGATTAAAATAGGCTTCTTGGGCCTGGAATGATAGGTTCACTCAGTTTTTTCCTTCTTTGGGATTTtcaaacacatactctaattcATCATTGTTTGTTAAACATGTTGGAAGTGAAATGGTGGTGTTGTTACTCTACGTGGATGATATAATCATTACTTGAAGTGCATCTGATGCAATCTCACAGGTTATTAGTGCTCTTACTGCTAAGTTTGATATCAAGGATTTAGGGCCATTACACTATTTCTTGGGCATACAAATTATCAATTTTGCAACTGGTTTGTTTCTGTCACAAGCCAAGTATATTCAAGATTTTTTGGTGAAATCTAAAATGCTTGATGCTAAACCTTGTGATACACCATGCCTCCCTTACAATAGGTTGCTCAAATCCTGGTTTATATAGAAGCATAGTGGGGGCATTACAATACTTAACTTTTACAAGGCCATATATTGCTTTTTCAGTGCACCAAGTCTGTCAGTTTATGCAGAATCCAATGGTGTCTCATTTCACTGCAGTTAAACGCATTCTACGATATCTCAAGGGAACCATGCAGTTTGGTATATCCTACACTAGGGGAGATTTGCAGTTAAAGGCCTttagtgatgctgattgggcaggggACCCTAATGACAGAAGGTCAACTACTGGTTTGGTGGTGTTCTTGGGTAACAATCTTATTTCTTGGTCATCTAAGAAGCAACAAGCTGTTTCTTGATCTTCAACAGAAGTTGAATATCGAGCATTGTCATTCACCTCCGCTGAGTTGGATTGGATCAGACAATTATTAGCATTTATGCATATACCATTGCTTAATGTTCCGTGACAACCTCTCCGCAATTGCTTTATCCTTTAATCCTGTCAGAATCAAAAAACTAAACACATTGAAATAGATGTGCATTTTGTCAGAGAAAGGGTTTCTCATAAACAACTCTTTGTACAATTTGTGTCTTCCCATGAGCAATTTGCTAATATTCTTACAAAAGGCTTAAGTGGTCCACTTTTTCGAACTCATTGCTgcaatctcatgcttggttcCTCTTGATGGGGGATATTAGAGTATAGTGCTTAAGATTGAGACATTTGTCATAATCCTATCATATCAGTTAGTTAGGTTGTTAGCTTTGTAGCTTATAACAACCTATACAAGACTAACCTCATGTAATTACTTACTGATTAAGAAATATAcagattgttcttcttctctttaacattctcttatctctctctaaaattctcctCTATTCTTCCTTCAATATACAAGATTACATTGTATGAATGATCAATTGATATAGCTTAACAATTGTGTAGGGGAGCCGAGGTTTAACTGGGATAAGGGTTTTGAGAGTTCAAAACCTTCCGTGTGAGCGTAGCTTAATTAAGAGTGAACCACATAAATCTATAGTGTTGTCTGAATGCATGTAGCTCAATTTCTGTTTACAAACTGCAACCTTAAACATTAAGTCTAGTTTGGCAGCTTGTATAAGAAACCGGATAATATTGATAAGAGTGATGTTACAATTAACACATATTTGTATGatcatttgtatcatctctaATAGAGGTAGGGTTTACCAATACATATGGATTCCATTTCTACTAGAGAGATTATATACAAATGATGATATAAATATGTGGTAAGAGTAACATTTTTGTAATAATAATACAAACCCAATTGTTTGATGCCTTATGTGTAAAATAgtctcatctctattagagagattaTACGGACCCGAATGCCATAGTTCATATGCCAAATTAGTgctgaaatagtcagtacagtccaaCGTACCAAACGAGGCTTAGAACTCTCATATATACCCTAGGCTTATTTTGCATGAACTGCTCAATTATGTCGAGCTAATCTGGAAGGATTATCCAATCTCAATCTCAAACTAATTTAAGTCAACACATGGATTTTAAATTTCTCATACATAGCAAAGCACAAAGATTTGTCATTAACCCAAAACTACTTCGGTTTCTTTCCGTTGTTGTGCATTTGAAAATAATCATAATCAAGTTCAACGTGTCCTAGCAAAAACTTACTAgataaaagtaaaaagaaagagaaatataGCTTCCTATGCTTTCCCCGAAAACCAATTTATTATCTTtttgaaagaacaaaaaaaaagtccCAAATCTCAATGGTCCAAACTTCTAAAAAATTTGGGAGTAATTATAATATAACACCAACCGATCGACCTTCTGGCAAGTATAAAAAAGTTATGTACCATATTGTTTAGCTAGATGAAAgagaagcaaaagcagaaatGTAAACCTTCTGTctaccagaaaaaaaaatatcttcacGGTCCATTTTTTTCATGGGATACTATTGTAAGAGTATGAGTATGAGTATGAGTTAAACATTAAGAGCAGGATTGTGTAAATCTTTGTATGGAAAGTCTTGTTAATGAGCTTGGAGAAATCCTATTTATTGTAGAATTGTGAGTACTGGAAGTAGTCCAAATTGGCATGGGACTGAACTTAGTGTCACGAGTCTTATTCATTCATATTGTAATATGGGTTACTTGTGTGAGTTCCATAAGGTTTCTAATAGGAGAATATTTGGAACAATACTATATATAAACCTAGCCACTGCTCTTGCAAAGGTCTGATCATATTATTCCGAATACCTAGTGTTTGGAGAGTGCTTGTGCTTTGTTAAAGAGGAGAAGGTTAAATTGTTTATTAAGAAGCTGCACTGGCTTCATCTTCCATCTCTGGTTCTGCAGGTTATTTAGTGTGCAGGTTTTAATGTTTTTCCTCAGCATGATTAGGATAGGTTCATATCTTGTTCTTTACTTTTGATAATTCAATTGGCTAGCTTGTGTTTTGTGGGATCGagatatatgtgtgtatatatatgtcttACAACTATATATAGGCCTCATGAAAATCCCTTATTTAAATTGAAAATGTTTTATATATTGGCTAAACTGTAGCTGCTTGATAGTATATGATCAAGTTAATTTGACAGAGAGattaatttcttttctctcttttgcccTAGGTTAACCTGGGTATATACATAGTAACCTCCCACGAAGTACTTCGTACAGCATGTGTGAAATTTCTAGTATAGAAGTCACACTAACCATAAGATCACTAAGATTGTGCAACCATCACCGGCAAAGAGCGAAGTCAGATTACAATTCTGTGATTTCCTGAAATGAAGACTTTCCTCCTCCCCGGAAATGAGGGAAGTTTTATCCTTGCATAACTCTatctctaaaccctaattaaacaCAAAGGACAGAGCAAACTCAAAGTAGTTATTTCTGAGATTGTGTAACTAATCTATCCCTCTGAAGTATTTGACTGTAGCTAGCCTGCAAAGGTCACTGTGCTTCTTCTTGCACTGCTATGACGATGCCTAAGACGAGTAGTACAATCCTCTAGGTGACCtttcaaacccaaaaagtcGTATTCATATGGTATAAATATGTGATAAGAGTAGCATTTATATATCACCAGGGACTTTCTTGGGTACTCCTTTTTTGTGTGCTCTGAAGTACCCGGTACTCCAAGAGTTTTAATTgtcaaatttttagttgaaaatataaaaattaaaatccgaCTGTTAAAACAACCGAGAGTTTTTTAATATCTCCACTCTGAATCATCACAATCATGATTGCTTTGCCAGTAGCCCCATTAAACTTTtcaggaaaaaggaaaataaaaggaaatttatTAAAAGCTATAAAAAGATCAGTTGTTGCTTTCTCATATCATCAAACCCTACAGCGTTAAAGTTCTTTTCGAATTAAACCTCAAATATTAGTTTTATTCTTTATTAAACTTGAGAATTGCTTGTGATTTGCTACCCATTTACTGGGAATGGGGTGCAACCTAGCTGATCCAATTGAGAGTTTAGAATGGTGTTTAATAATGAATTTCTTACCCTCCTGATTTATTATTCATACAACTGCTACTTAGTTATAAGCTCATGCTACAACTGCTCAGACAAACCTCAACTATTAGAATTTGTTCTTTACTTAGTTGGAGGCTCACGTTACAAAAGCTCAGACAAACCTAAAATATTAGTGTTTCTTATCTTTATACTCAATATATGTGGGATGATCTGCACCCCTCAATCTTCGTGCCCTACTGCATGCAGTATatgtttcattaattttaacGGTCATGTGACTCAAAACTTTTGTTGCCTTTGTCTCTACAATATTTCCAAAAGTAGCTTTAATCACTCGTCTCAGCATATACGGTTCTTCAATTTAAACTCTTATAATGATGCAAGAACCCTAGATCTAATTAATTCGCAACTAAGATTTGTACCACTGTGCAGCAATACTgctgaaatcaaacaaaaaaaggacAAAGAAGCAAAAGGagtagcagcagcagcagcagtgcTGTGGCAAAGCTTAGCAAATAATTTATTAGGTAAGATGACAATTGATCGATAATAggataacaaaacaaaacctaaataTATAGATGAACAAGCAGCTATATAGAAACAACCATTATTTTTGGTAAATTCTATATCTGCTTGTTAAAAAGCACACCACACGCTCCTCTCATAAGATCATCACAacaattatttttggtttttattgaaCTAATTAACTAATTTGATCCCTCATCACTGATTTTgtaacttctctctctctctctctagcttaaACTTTATTAATTGATTTTGTTCTAATATATAGCTAAAGTACTACTACAAAACAAGTAATAGTAGACTAATTAAATTTGAGGATGCATGTGTTGAAATTGATTCAACCATGAACAAGTCCACAAGATAAAGCCATTAGCAGGATTGCAGCTTCCTTCTCGTCCTGGGGGAAAACTCGTTGAAGAGCGGTAGTGGTGGTGGCAGCAGTGGGGTTTCCTGATGAACTGTTATTCTTCATGCTGATTGTGAAATCCTCAAAACAAAGCTTCTTTGATTTGCCTCGAGATGATGGGGATGAGGACAGTTTATTGTACGGCCTTTTCTTGAAGGGAACAGTAGAACTTACTCTTGATTTATTGGCTTTGGGTTGCACCTTACTACTCTTCATAGATGGTGCGGCAACTGTCAGGGTTGTGCCACTTGCTGCGGCTGCGGCTGCCGCCATCGCACGCCTTGCCTTCCTTTGCCGAATTCCACAAGCGTTACAAAGTGACTGCAAATTAATGATTAATGAGAAAGAACTGAAGCTGATTCCAATTGGAACTGTTGTTAACGATACAATTAACTTTACCTTTTGTAAGTTAACGTTTGATTAAATGCATTTCAAGAAATAAATCAGTTAGAACATAAACTAATTAAATACCTTAGGGCCTCTGGGTCCACTCCTCCAGAGAGGTGTCTTAGTAGTGTTGCAATCGGAGCAAACCCTAATAATTGGGACGTTGTTCATGTTGTTTGATGAATTATTGCTGCAGCTGATCATGTCAGCTCCTAATTGCGATGATGGATGCTGCAGCTTCTGCTCTTCAAATTTGTGTGATGATAACTTCATCGAAATTGGTTTATCATCACTACTAGTAGAACTGCTTGATGTTTGATCAGGGTTCGACATCTTCCCCATCATCCTCATCTTTGAAGACATCCACTTAACTGAACTAGTACTAGTCTCATGATCAGTACCTGGATTCCCATTTCCGACAGCTCCATTCTTGGAAATGCTTAATTTCAAAACAGTACCACTGCCACCTTCATTTTCAATGGCTTGATGATCATGATCGTGTGATCCGCCATGCGGAACAATGTTATGATCAGCCTAAAAAGAAGACAAATAATGATCAAGATAATCAGCCACATACTATAAATATAAGGATGCATGAGATCAGGTACTAATGAAGACAACTAATTAGCTAGGAACCTAAaagatccatatatatatatatatatatatatatatatatatatacatacatatataaccCTAAATATATATAGTCCCATCATCCTGTTTTTGTATAACGGGATCCTGCTGAGAAGGGGCTCGTATATATGTCACATAAATAAGTGTGCACATGTCATGTGATCATCGCTTAATTAGTACCTCTAGGAGTTGGAATTGAAACTGGTGTGGTTCTCTATAATGATCATCGGATCGTCCTTGGACTTGAGCTGGAGTTAAGAAAAGGGCactagaaagagaagaagaagaagaaaaggaa
Above is a window of Malus sylvestris chromosome 15, drMalSylv7.2, whole genome shotgun sequence DNA encoding:
- the LOC126605088 gene encoding GATA transcription factor 21-like, whose amino-acid sequence is MAPPPYHNLSPPSPFTLELSGDHHGDHDLQYHHLFNLEPQASFSSSSSLSSALFLTPAQVQGRSDDHYREPHQFQFQLLEADHNIVPHGGSHDHDHQAIENEGGSGTVLKLSISKNGAVGNGNPGTDHETSTSSVKWMSSKMRMMGKMSNPDQTSSSSTSSDDKPISMKLSSHKFEEQKLQHPSSQLGADMISCSNNSSNNMNNVPIIRVCSDCNTTKTPLWRSGPRGPKSLCNACGIRQRKARRAMAAAAAAASGTTLTVAAPSMKSSKVQPKANKSRVSSTVPFKKRPYNKLSSSPSSRGKSKKLCFEDFTISMKNNSSSGNPTAATTTTALQRVFPQDEKEAAILLMALSCGLVHG